A stretch of Triticum aestivum cultivar Chinese Spring chromosome 1D, IWGSC CS RefSeq v2.1, whole genome shotgun sequence DNA encodes these proteins:
- the LOC123182535 gene encoding uncharacterized protein, whose product MARHPRPPSPSPSPPPAPPSDPAAAAAFDPVEEWLLDDFDFDQAMASELAKSFGLGEAAAGPGGIDFASGSGGLGLDQIVKLGEGEVAAEEKGGPPGLLDAPRGVLLEVKKEAVMLLGGGLGGELGPGQAPVLGIGDFVAEGDSLEAAIDADMCTIAAGDADASTVAAVHAAVSTVAPVDAEMSAVAAVAADNSTMSAVDADTSAVAAVHAETSTGASVDAEMSAVGAVDADTSTVAAVDADTSTIASVDAEMSSGTMVNEEVERGGGKWEEESKDKESESSEDEELSEASSSSDDDEEEPAKNDEESSEASLSSDDEVPVAKKHSGPSDMEALLEEGELMVGVDDGDDDETPKGPIKSKHEVEVLPPVPNIEVQLEPHHKALPVGTITAIMGERVIVEGSVEHSPLTEGSILWITESRTPLGIVDEIFGPVKNPYYLVRYNSAEEVPAGISAGTTVCFVAEFADHILNMKELYAKGYDESADHDEEADEPEFSDDEQEAEYKRSLRLVKRQTDRPHDSKKPSGDKKRVQTRGAGFRNDMPPRTHDTPTSGHQSQRRFHRSDMADSVTHQLGQQNYPMSTPRDMSPRIHDASTPDRRPQPRFHRSDMATAVADSTTRQTGPQNFPMSAPTMLPSISMNHAMPSPVQLANQMGSCFINPQQFSQQPNMVWPGGLPPPGQPNMGVDGAALAANIMQNILMGANQFQQYLQNQNFGGFPNGMPMAQQQFMPGSTMSANMMPFGGPPVNHPFGQASQFPMGQGNFGQFPHMANQGPPAGFPNTQGFGRFPSQHEDGDQPPGNANMQGHGRLPSPHGDGGQPPMQFNSLPSPHGDGGQPPMQFNSLPSPHGDGGQPPMQFNSLPSPRGDGGQPPMQFNSGHFNQGNSSFRGRRPQQRGGRHSPGRGGGSGRHRK is encoded by the exons atGGCGCGGCATCCTAGGCCCccgtctccctccccctccccgccgcccgcgcccccctccgacccggccgccgccgccgccttcgaccccGTCGAGGAGTGGCTCCTCGACGACTTCGATTTCGACCAGGCCATGGCGAGCGAGCTGGCCAAGAGCTTCGGCCTCGGCGAGGCGGCCGCTGGTCCGGGTGGGATTGATTTTGCGTCCGGCAGCGGCGGGTTGGGCTTGGACCAAATCGTCAAGTTGGGGGAGGGGGAGGTCGCGGCGGAGGAGAAGGGCGGGCCGCCCGGCCTGCTCGACGCTCCTCGCGGCGTCCTGTTGGAGGTCAAGAAGGAGGCCGTGATGCTGCTGGGAGGTGGATTGGGCGGGGAGCTTGGCCCGGGCCAGGCTCCTGTGTTGGGGATTGGCGATTTCGTTGCAGAAGGGGATAGTTTGGAGGCAGCGATTGATGCCGATATGTGTACCATAGCTGCTGGTGATGCTGATGCTAGTACCGTAGCTGCCGTTCATGCTGCGGTTAGCACCGTTGCTCCTGTTGATGCTGAGATGAGTGCAgtagctgctgttgctgctgacaATAGTACCATGTCTGCTGTTGACGCTGACACTAGTGCCGTAGCTGCTGTTCATGCCGAGACTAGTACCGGGGCTTCTGTTGACGCTGAGATGAGCGCCGTAGGTGCTGTTGATGCTGATACTAGTACCGTAGCTGCTGTTGATGCTGATACTAGTACCATTGCTTCTGTTGATGCTGAGATGAGTTCTGGGACCATGGTAAATGAGGAGGTGGAGCGTGGAGGAGGCAAGTGGGAGGAGGAAAGCAAGGACAAAGAGTCGGAGAGCAGCGAGGATGAGGAATTAAGTGAAGCCTCATCGAgcagtgatgatgatgaggaggagccggCCAAAAATGATGAGGAGTCAAGTGAAGCCTCGTTGAGCAGTGATGACGAAGTGCCGGTGGCCAAAAAGCATAGTGGTCCCAGTGACATGGAGGCCCTCCTTGAAGAGGGTGAGCTGATGGTTGGAGTCGACGATGGGGATGATGACGAAACACCAAAGGGTCCTATCAAGTCCAAACATGAAGTAGAG GTACTTCCTCCAGTTCCAAACATTGAAGTGCAGTTGGAACCGCATCATAAGGCACTTCCAGTGGGAACAATTACAGCT ATCATGGGGGAGAGAGTGATTGTTGAAGGATCAGTGGAACACAGTCCCCTGACTGAGGGTTCTATACTCTGGATAACTGAGAGCAGGACACCACTTGGCATTGTTGATGAAATATTTGGACCTGTAAAAAACCCTTACTATCTTGTGCGGTATAATTCCGCGGAAGAAGTGCCTGCTGGGATCAGTGCAGGAACTACTGTCTGTTTTGTTGCGGAGTTTGCAGATCATATCCTAAATATGAAAGAGCTATATGCCAAAGGCTATGATGAATCTGCTGACCATGATGAGGAGGCAGATGAACCTGAATTCTCTGATGATGAGCAGGAGGCTGAGTACAAAAGATCACTACGACTGGTAAAAAGGCAGACTGATAGGCCGCATGATTCTAAGAAACCTTCTGGTGACAAGAAGAGGGTGCAGACCAGGGGTGCTGGATTTCGAAATGACATGCCACCGAGGACCCACGATACACCGACATCTGGTCACCAGTCACAGCGTCGTTTCCACCGCTCGGATATGGCTGACAGTGTGACACATCAGTTGGGTCAACAAAATTATCCGATGAGTACACCAAGGGACATGTCACCTAGAATCCATGATGCATCAACACCAGATCGCCGACCACAGCCTCGATTTCACCGGTCTGATATGGCAACTGCTGTTGCTGACAGCACAACGCGACAAACGGGTCCTCAAAACtttcctatgagtgcaccaacaatgCTGCCGTCAATCTCAATGAATCATGCTATGCCATCACCTGTTCAACTTGCAAATCAGATGGGCAGTTGCTTCATCAACCCACAGCAGTTCTCTCAGCAGCCAAATATGGTTTGGCCTGGCGGGCTTCCACCTCCAGGGCAGCCAAACATGGGAGTTGATGGAGCTGCTCTTGCAGCTAATATTATGCAGAATATACTTATGGGAGCCAACCAGTTCCAGCAGTATTTACAGAATCAGAACTTTGGTGGCTTCCCAAATGGAATGCCCATGGCCCAACAACAATTTATGCCAGGGAGCACAATGAGTGCAAACATGATGCCATTTGGTGGACCGCCAGTAAATCATCCTTTTGGCCAGGCATCTCAATTTCCTATGGGGCAAGGCAACTTTGGTCAGTTTCCACACATGGCTAACCAAGGGCCGCCTGCTGGATTTCCCAACACCCAAGGATTTGGGCGCTTCCCATCACAACATGAAGATGGAGATCAGCCTCCTGGAAATGCAAACATGCAAGGACATGGGCGCCTCCCATCACCACACGGAGATGGAGGCCAGCCTCCTATGCAGTTCAATTCCCTACCATCACCGCACGGAGATGGAGGCCAGCCTCCTATGCAGTTCAATTCCCTACCATCACCCCATGGAGATGGAGGTCAGCCTCCTATGCAGTTCAATTCGCTACCTTCACCTCGTGGAGATGGAGGTCAGCCTCCTATGCAATTCAATTCTGGGCACTTTAATCAGGGGAACTCATCTTTCCGTGGTAGAAGACCACAACAACGTGGAGGCCGACATTCACCAGGGAGAGGTGGTGGTAGCGGACGGCATCGCAAGTAG